The Xyrauchen texanus isolate HMW12.3.18 chromosome 4, RBS_HiC_50CHRs, whole genome shotgun sequence genome segment TCCAAATGTGGTTTGAATGATTTTGTCCCCACTTATACCTCCAGCCACTTTGAGAACTTGACTTTTGTATGTCAAATTGCTTgccatgttcctcatttgtaagtcgttttggataaaagggtctgctaaatgactaaatgcaaatgtaatgcCTGTATTTAGTGCTGTCCACTTACAGATGCATCACCTAAAATGCATCTTAACACCAGACAGGGATGCCACTAGAATTCTTGGGGCCCACCCCAAACAGTGCAAAGATATGTTTAGTGGTGTGTCACAGGTTCCCGATTAACAAGGTCTGTCTTGACCCTGGTACACCCTGATAAACAAGGTCTATCTTGCTCTGCAAATATAGTAAACATATGCATTTACTCTTTAAGACATAAGGGCAACGATTTAGTGCTTTTGTCTTTTTAGCGTTGTTCTTAAATCCctgttgacatttttaaatgactgAGGAAAAATAGTTATTTTATGACTACTTTATCGGTTGTGTTTCCCAGCTAAGGCAGTGTTTGCCAGAGGGATTGCAGCAGTACgagaaaaatacatttgtgttggTAAGTGGCTAAAGTAGCTTCATCTGTCAATAATGATCATATAGTAAATATCTTTCTGTTCTAAGCAAGCCATTTAATAAACATCAGTATTTATAATGCAAGTGCCCCTTTCCCTTCCTCACACTTCCTTCAGGGATCTCATCTGGCGCAGTGTTGGTGTTTGATGTTCCCAGCAAAGGCAGCAACATCACCCTGTCTGAGGTTCTGGAGGAACACAAAGAACCCATCACAGACATGGCCTCTGAGTGTTCAGGCAGTCTGGTATTAACTTTTAATAACTTGATTTGTCTTAACAATAACTTGAACACAGTCTATATAAGTGTTCTGTGATCCAAGTTTTGCTAatttttcctctctttttgtCCCCCAGGAGTGCATTGCTGATTTAGTTAGTGCTGATGACTCCGGCCTCCTCTGTGTATGGAAATCAGGAGATGATTTTCAATTGCTCCACAAGATCCCTGGTTTTGAGTAGGTTTCACATTGACTACCACTATAGAATAGACAATATAATGTAAGTGTGCCAGAAAACAAATGGACCACAGAAAATATTATAGTAcatattaaaatgtgtaattgtcTTCTCTCAGCACAAGTTGTTCTTCAGTGAAGCTGTGGAAGGGCACAGTCATTGCAGGATATGGGACCGGACAGATCCGTCTATATGAGGCGGTCACAGGTATACTACATGCAGAGGTCAATGCCCATGCACGCTGGATCTACTCTCTGGACATTGCCCCTTTCACAGGCCTTGTGAGTACAGAGAGGAAAGAACTCTATttagtataaataatgtataggGCTGCACATATGCATTTAAAGTTGAAAATATTGCAACTAATAATTTATATGTAGACATTGTACGTAGATATTTTTGTATTCATAAGTATTCTTTAAAATGGCAAACTCATGTCAATTATATCTTTCCTTCTTTCAATGAAAAAGTTGCTCTCTGCAGCAGAAGACTCTTGGGTGAGAGTGTGGCACCTGAGCTTGACCCCAGAGACTAACAGTGTAGAGGTAAATCTCCTTATACCTCAACCAAACGCCATTCATTCACAGCATAACTACATCTGTAGATTAGTTCAGTGTAAACATTTGGCGTGAACATTTGACCAGTGAGATTATATGTAGTGTTGCCAAGCACTTTGTTCTGTTCAACTGATGTTCAGTGAAGTGATTTTAGTCATTAGAACCAAAACATTCTACACCCATACCTTTATCTGCCCTTTTCAGATTGAGCACATGTATAACGAGTGTGTGACTGATACTCAGATCTGTGGCGCCAAGTTCTGTGACGGGGATGGCTATGCCTTTGCAGTGACTGGCTACGACTTGAGTGAGATCATCCGCTACACACAAGCATAGACGGCATACAATATACACTTCTGAGACATTCCCGTTGGGAACACTTTTGGTGTAGTACTTGTGTATGTTTCCCTGATCATGTGAGGGTCACCTGCAGTCAACTGTGGCATATTCCACATGTGGACAGTTACATCTTGACAATATATTGGTGTATAACTTATCAGTGTGCAATCATGACAACAGAGTCAGACTGGAATGAAGttcatattataattattttctaattggGTAAGGCACTAACTGAAATACGCTAAAATGCACAGGTGATATGTAGTATGTCTACCTGACTACCTGTTGTACTaagtaaaaaaatacacttcTCGTCCTCTGAGGTTTTAGAGTAAAATGTTTAACGTATTGATATCAGGAAAACACATAGATTCCCTCCAAACATGGGTACAAAGTGTCAGTATGAATATATTTTGGAGGATcattttcttttgtaattttgttGCTCGCAGAATTTTCTGTGACATTTGTCACAATTACAGAATGTCAGATATTAAAATATACGCTTTAGCAAATGTGTTGTAAGTTTAGTACATTTATTTATCTGAGTGGTATTGAACAATGGACTGTAACTCTATGCTGCTTTATAGGCAAACAGCACGCATTCTCATTTGTGATTGAACATGTTATCTATTAAAATAGTTTGataagtatttatttaatatgaatgttataaatattaaaaactgcAGAGGCTATTTTTTCCAAAGGGAATTTAAATGTTCTTATTGCCTTAGAAACAAACACATTGTATATTCATATCTCAGCTTGGCGTTAAAGCCAATATTTCACAATGTTTTGTGTTGTtgtctaaattcatttttgttttctgtgtttgtaaagcattttatttatcagtgacaatccagaaaacaaattaatatatataaaaaaaaatactcttaATTTACTTTGGCTTTTGTTGCAATTAGGAACCAGTAGAGGGCGTTAAAACTATATCTTCGCCTACATTTCAATTCTAATTTTCTTCTTTAATGAAATCTTAAAATAACTTGACAAGCTCCTTCAAAAGCTTCTCAATGGGTTTAATGCATTTCTAGTACTCTTTGAATGGCAATTCTGTTGCATCCGTGATCAGAATAATCTAAAACATTTATATCAAAGATACGTTTTCGTATAAAATTGATTATATTCATTTTACACATTTCAGACTTGTATGCATATTCAGAGTTTAAAGCATATCAATCAAAGAGGATTTAAGCTATATAAGTATTTATGTAATTTCAGTGGACAATGGGTTTTTAACTGTCCTCAataacttaaaggaatgttccgggttcattacaagttaagctcagtctaaagcatttgtggcaataatattgattaccacaaaaaaatcattttgtctcaaaatattggttccattgaggcacttacaatggaagttatttggggccaatccttaaatgttaaaatacacaccgtttcaaaagtatattaacaagacataaaggatatgtgtgtaaacgTGATTTTAGttggataaaatcacttactaaccttttctgtgtaatgttagacaattttacaactatgttaccatgacgatgtaatgtcaacaaacccctaaaacgactgtaaaaatgatgagttaaacaactttacagctcaaataatacatgaattttaacagaagatttaatatgtgcatttataaaattataagcttcacatttctgtttaaaccctccaaaaattgcccacatttatttccattgtgggtgcctcactgtatccttgattttagttttttgatcatatttttttttaaaaaagaaaatgagggatgagtctaaataaattttagtttgaaatcgacattatgccacaaatactgtcgaatgagcttaacttgaattgaacctggaatattgctTTAAGGCATTAAGTTACCACAcaacttcatccatccatccatcgtcaaccgcttatcctgtgtacagggtcgcggggtaCCACACAACTTTAAAAAGATAAAGAATTCATTTCTGCacgatatattttttttatcaagagcAAATTTGTATTTAAGCAGTATTTTCATCCCTATTATAATGCTCAGAACTATAATTTCAGGTCCTTTTGTGCCTCTTTGTTTGCCtgtaaaaagacagacagagagactttGTCAGAAGTGCTCAACATCCACCTTTCATCAGGCCCTTATGAATCCTCATGCTTGATTTCACCGTATTATCACACTGCAATGTTTAGATGCATTACATCATTCACCTGTGCAGGTCTCCGGTGTGTTGCTCTGTTTTTAGGTCATAGCAGATCACCAGATGCATGTACATTATCACAATGTCAAGATATTTTATCAGTAACCTGGAAAAACTATTTGTTATGCTCGTACTTTATTTCCCTCAAATTATTTGCATCTTCATAATTCTGTTGTTGCTTCATAGTTTTATCCACACATAACCCT includes the following:
- the wdr54 gene encoding WD repeat-containing protein 54; this translates as MAKMYHKEKSIQIKSSASALYNNLSVLRIAPRCLTYFTVVHANVVNMVSASWDGLNYSHRQLQSKEGNVATSSSLIMQAAWCVLPSRDLLVLTSQKGIQMYESDGSIMVYWHALDTPETPTAKAVFARGIAAVREKYICVGISSGAVLVFDVPSKGSNITLSEVLEEHKEPITDMASECSGSLECIADLVSADDSGLLCVWKSGDDFQLLHKIPGFDTSCSSVKLWKGTVIAGYGTGQIRLYEAVTGILHAEVNAHARWIYSLDIAPFTGLLLSAAEDSWVRVWHLSLTPETNSVEIEHMYNECVTDTQICGAKFCDGDGYAFAVTGYDLSEIIRYTQA